A genomic segment from Torulaspora globosa chromosome 3, complete sequence encodes:
- the REX3 gene encoding RNA exonuclease (ancestral locus Anc_8.296) encodes MSGTLRPIDLVSQPAPYPERYKILQKLVVLLQKVRPNAAGGASKLAIGLEGRVAKTSSSSQSYRFNMSVLFRDLSKHKGDLTKIRIAQKPIVSASRASQGNISKAAVMEKLKALLHENSVLEKNGYIMRNVTSESAKNALLGAHETCARCNTKFERASIMKKTLCRYHDSKKQFDKVTKSYQYPCCGESTASTSFLRLGCKTHKHHVFKPETAEALSDISEFIKTSKIRGEENVLALDCEMGFTSLGYEMIRLTIVDFFTSKTLFDEIVQPLGEVVDLNTQFSGVSEIDKQSSLTFQETMARVLSPKLINANSILIGHGLENDLNVMRIVHQKIIDTAILYSTGRYKNSLKNLAFEFLSRKIQTGEHDSSEDAIATMDVLKVKNGIPIDQKTWD; translated from the coding sequence ATGAGTGGGACTTTGAGGCCAATTGATTTGGTTAGCCAACCTGCGCCATATCCGGAGCGGTACAAGATTCTGCAGAAGTTGGTGGttcttttgcaaaaagTGAGACCAAACGCCGCCGGTGGTGCAAGCAAGCTGGCCATTGGGCTTGAAGGACGGGTCGCCAAGACCAGTAGTTCGAGTCAAAGCTATAGGTTCAATATGAGTGTTCTTTTTCGCGATCTGAGTAAGCATAAGGGTGATTTGACTAAAATTAGGATAGCTCAGAAACCGATTGTCAGTGCCTCTAGGGCAAGCCAAGGGAATATTTCGAAAGCGGCTGTgatggaaaagctgaaggCGCTACTGCATGAAAATTCGGTTTTGGAGAAGAATGGATATATCATGAGAAATGTAACCAGTGAGAGTGCGAAGAATGCGCTGCTGGGTGCCCATGAGACTTGCGCAAGATGCAATACAAAATTCGAGAGGGCGAGCAttatgaagaagacattgTGCCGATATCATGACTCCAAGAAACAATTTGATAAAGTCACTAAATCATACCAGTATCCCTGTTGTGGAGAATCAACGGCATCTACTTCATTTCTGCGGCTTGGGTGTAAAACTCACAAACATCATGTATTCAAGCCTGAGACGGCGGAAGCATTATCCGATATATCAGAATTTATCAAAACGTCCAAAATACgtggagaagaaaatgtTCTCGCACTGGATTGCGAGATGGGATTTACCTCTCTAGGCTACGAGATGATACGACTGACCATAGTCGATTTTTTTACATCGAAGACCTTGTTTGACGAAATTGTTCAGCCATTGGGGGAAGTTGTGGATCTCAATACTCAGTTCAGCGGTGTCAGCGAAATTGACAAACAATCATCTCTGACGTTCCAGGAGACTATGGCTCGAGTGCTTTCCCCGAAGCTCATAAATGCAAATAGCATACTCATAGGACACGGCTTGGAGAATGATCTCAACGTAATGAGGATCGTCCATCAAAAGATTATCGATACAGCGATACTTTATTCCACCGGAAGGTACAAAAATTCTCTGAAGAATCTCGCATTCGAGTTTCTCAGTCGAAAAATCCAGACTGGCGAGCATGATAGCTCAGAAGATGCAATTGCGACGATGGATGTCTTAAAAGTCAAAAATGGTATTCCAATCGATCAGAAAACATGGGATTGA